The Paenibacillus sophorae genome has a segment encoding these proteins:
- a CDS encoding ATP-binding cassette domain-containing protein: MNILQAWFRRIFYTEVNPVIKLSCDRMLQVDDLEPLPTNTLKDTGNSLSFDSAGKFILSIVRVNRKSSLWGMFFTLFRVIFALSIPVLIKLILTVIVGDETQQSGISNGVVYSFLFAIATIFSGIVTNLCFYWDFVAFQAHQRLLDSLIYQQMLELKATVRSKYRSGDVINTVGNDVQTISKLGYLVNDTFYVVILFIGVIVLLLNYLGLGTFAAVATLLIFQPIAQQITKHFINFDNNRAHLRELRLNLITQLLSGIRTVKLYDLAGLLNTKIRDVRDQEVQQQINWGSKAALSIVLFGSTTTLICLAAFGTRLLLGQPLDPTVLFPSLGLLMLLEVPFAQMPEILNTFSGVKAAGQRVLNFLKADKNPSGLKPLSEPGAAVGVSLEQVSFSVADQEKLILSGIDLTVKTGEAVAIVGSVGSGKSVLLRSLLEEDERLSGVIRWEGVSSLQSPRIAYVPQEAFIFNATLKENLLMGLEEAGSEELLKRAIEVTAMEADVRQLAGGLAMEIGERGIGLSGGQKQRVSLARSVVAQPGLALLDDPFSALDARTEEQIVERLLFSEWKSITRIVATHRLRFLHRFDKIVFLQEGQIVAQGTLEELLTRADFKDFYSEDSIDSSLTPASEKSEAVKENRSSESDTNNTLRITEDEDRRSGSVGRKIYGDFLQAMAGEKNNPKRLYIFTALALTVVLAVLIPLFQNLWFVAWSDPQAFEKGSLLRTIADNPGLSMLIYAGLGALALVAIYTQRALWNRQTAVAAGILHNEGLDGVVRAPIRFFDSTMSGVLMNRFSRDVFVIENDLRWMFENMVRFTFQGLVNIILFILVGPWMILGIVPILWFYYRLQKKFSIASREIKRLVQVTQSPLFSHLRETFDGLLTIRTMSQSAYFTERFEGRHNAFQRASRAHELTDRWFSVRVPILSGAISLISAASIFLAARYGWISTGLAGVILTYLISFWTLLNWSARTFAMVEGNLTSVERLVHLAELPNEETLFHKRGSEDQLAHSDHFAVTNEKDGESCLKRKGASIEFVSTSVRYAENLPDVLKNVSFSIAPGSQVGIIGRTGSGKSTILQSLVGMAEVSSGDILIDGVPIRALPLKTLRKLVAVVPQEPFLLNGTIRMNLDPTGQHTDERLMEVVKQVGMGDFMTLLPDGFDTVVSDSGGNLSQGQRQLLCFARALLKNPKIIIMDEATSNVDVQTEARIQSQLKAAIDGITVLIIAHRTSTVLGCDQIICLSEGRLENTTLENGDTYE, from the coding sequence ATGAACATTTTACAAGCATGGTTCAGAAGGATTTTCTATACGGAAGTGAATCCTGTTATCAAGCTCAGTTGTGACCGCATGCTGCAGGTTGACGACTTGGAGCCGCTCCCCACAAACACCCTCAAAGACACCGGTAACAGTCTTTCCTTCGATTCCGCTGGGAAATTTATTCTATCAATTGTTCGAGTGAATCGAAAATCGTCGTTATGGGGGATGTTTTTCACTCTCTTTAGGGTCATTTTTGCTCTGAGCATCCCGGTGCTCATCAAGCTGATCCTCACCGTCATCGTTGGCGACGAGACCCAACAATCGGGTATCTCGAACGGAGTAGTGTACTCTTTCTTGTTCGCCATTGCTACTATCTTTAGCGGGATCGTCACCAACCTGTGTTTTTATTGGGACTTTGTGGCCTTTCAGGCGCATCAACGGTTGCTCGATTCGTTGATCTACCAGCAAATGCTGGAGTTAAAGGCGACGGTTCGTTCGAAATATCGTTCCGGCGATGTGATCAATACCGTAGGGAATGATGTGCAGACCATCTCCAAACTTGGGTATTTGGTCAATGACACGTTTTACGTGGTGATTCTTTTTATCGGGGTTATCGTCTTGCTCCTGAATTACTTGGGACTCGGGACATTCGCAGCAGTGGCGACGCTGTTAATTTTTCAACCGATCGCACAACAGATTACAAAACACTTCATCAACTTTGACAACAATCGCGCACATTTGAGGGAGTTACGCCTCAACCTGATTACACAATTGCTTTCCGGCATTCGCACCGTGAAACTTTACGATCTAGCCGGATTGTTGAACACGAAAATTCGTGACGTGCGGGATCAGGAAGTGCAGCAACAGATCAACTGGGGCTCCAAAGCGGCGCTGTCGATCGTCTTGTTCGGAAGTACAACTACTCTCATTTGTTTGGCTGCTTTTGGGACACGTTTGCTTTTAGGGCAGCCGCTTGATCCGACCGTGCTCTTCCCGTCGCTTGGACTTTTGATGCTGCTTGAAGTGCCGTTTGCGCAGATGCCGGAGATTCTGAATACGTTCTCCGGAGTCAAAGCAGCCGGACAACGCGTCTTGAATTTTCTCAAGGCGGATAAGAACCCGAGCGGGTTGAAGCCTCTGTCTGAGCCGGGCGCTGCGGTCGGGGTTTCGCTGGAACAGGTGTCTTTTTCTGTAGCCGACCAAGAAAAACTGATCTTGAGCGGAATCGATCTCACCGTCAAGACGGGCGAAGCGGTGGCGATCGTCGGCTCAGTTGGGTCCGGAAAAAGCGTGTTGCTTCGCAGTCTTTTGGAAGAAGACGAGCGTTTGTCCGGCGTGATTCGCTGGGAAGGCGTGAGTTCTTTGCAATCGCCGCGCATCGCGTATGTGCCGCAAGAGGCGTTCATTTTCAACGCAACTTTAAAGGAGAACCTGCTGATGGGCCTTGAGGAAGCAGGTTCTGAAGAACTGTTGAAGCGAGCGATCGAAGTGACAGCGATGGAAGCGGATGTTCGCCAATTGGCGGGCGGGCTCGCAATGGAGATCGGCGAACGCGGAATCGGCCTCTCCGGCGGGCAAAAGCAGCGCGTCAGCTTGGCAAGGTCGGTCGTGGCCCAACCGGGTCTTGCCCTGTTGGATGATCCGTTTTCCGCGCTGGACGCGAGGACGGAAGAACAAATCGTCGAACGATTGCTCTTCTCCGAGTGGAAGTCGATCACACGCATCGTGGCGACCCACCGATTGCGCTTCCTGCATCGCTTTGACAAGATTGTTTTCTTACAGGAAGGACAAATTGTGGCACAAGGAACGCTAGAGGAATTGCTGACCCGCGCCGATTTTAAAGATTTTTATTCGGAAGATTCGATCGACAGCTCCTTAACGCCTGCTTCGGAGAAGAGCGAAGCGGTCAAAGAGAACCGGTCTTCGGAAAGCGATACGAACAACACGCTGCGCATTACGGAGGATGAGGACAGACGCTCCGGCAGTGTGGGTCGTAAGATCTACGGCGACTTTTTGCAAGCGATGGCTGGAGAAAAAAATAATCCGAAACGTCTATACATATTTACCGCTCTGGCGCTGACTGTCGTTCTAGCTGTCTTAATTCCACTCTTCCAAAATCTTTGGTTTGTGGCCTGGTCCGACCCGCAGGCATTTGAAAAAGGGTCGCTGTTGCGAACGATCGCCGACAATCCCGGACTGAGCATGCTGATCTACGCAGGGCTTGGCGCGCTAGCGTTGGTGGCCATTTACACACAGCGAGCCCTATGGAACCGCCAAACGGCCGTTGCAGCCGGAATTCTACACAATGAAGGTCTGGACGGGGTTGTTAGAGCGCCGATCCGGTTTTTCGATTCGACGATGTCCGGCGTCTTGATGAATCGCTTTTCTCGAGACGTGTTTGTGATCGAAAATGATTTGCGCTGGATGTTTGAAAATATGGTGCGTTTTACATTCCAGGGCTTGGTGAACATAATCCTGTTTATCCTTGTGGGTCCTTGGATGATCTTGGGAATTGTTCCTATTCTTTGGTTCTATTACCGCCTACAAAAAAAATTCAGTATCGCATCGCGCGAGATCAAGCGGCTTGTCCAAGTTACGCAATCTCCACTCTTCAGCCATCTGCGCGAAACGTTCGACGGGTTACTGACGATCCGTACCATGAGTCAATCCGCCTATTTTACGGAACGGTTTGAAGGTCGGCATAATGCGTTTCAACGCGCATCACGCGCGCATGAACTGACAGACCGCTGGTTTAGCGTTCGCGTTCCAATATTAAGCGGTGCCATCTCCTTGATTTCGGCTGCTTCGATTTTCTTGGCGGCTCGTTACGGCTGGATTTCGACCGGTCTGGCCGGCGTAATCCTTACCTATCTGATCAGTTTTTGGACGCTGCTTAATTGGAGTGCGAGAACGTTTGCGATGGTGGAAGGGAATTTGACCTCCGTGGAGCGTTTGGTGCATTTGGCGGAATTGCCGAATGAAGAAACATTATTTCACAAACGCGGCTCCGAAGATCAGCTGGCGCACAGCGATCATTTTGCGGTGACAAATGAAAAAGATGGGGAGTCGTGTCTTAAGCGTAAAGGTGCTTCGATCGAGTTCGTCTCAACGTCCGTGCGTTATGCAGAAAACTTGCCCGATGTCCTCAAAAATGTCAGTTTCTCCATCGCTCCAGGGTCGCAAGTCGGCATAATTGGAAGAACGGGGTCAGGCAAGAGTACGATTCTCCAATCGTTAGTAGGCATGGCGGAAGTTTCAAGCGGTGACATCCTGATCGACGGTGTGCCGATCCGCGCCTTGCCATTGAAGACACTTCGCAAGCTGGTTGCGGTAGTGCCGCAGGAGCCCTTCCTGTTGAACGGGACGATTCGCATGAACCTGGACCCGACCGGCCAGCACACGGATGAGCGACTGATGGAAGTTGTGAAACAAGTCGGCATGGGTGATTTCATGACGCTGCTGCCTGACGGTTTTGATACGGTGGTTTCCGACAGCGGCGGAAATTTGAGCCAAGGCCAGCGACAGCTCTTATGCTTTGCGCGGGCGCTCTTGAAAAATCCAAAGATTATCATCATGGACGAAGCGACTTCCAATGTTGACGTGCAAACGGAAGCGCGGATTCAAAGCCAGCTGAAAGCGGCGATTGACGGCATTACCGTCTTAATCATTGCTCACAGAACTTCGACGGTTCTTGGGTGCGACCAAATCATCTGTCTCTCTGAAGGCAGGCTTGAAAACACTACTTTAGAAAACGGTGATACTTATGAATGA
- a CDS encoding thioesterase II family protein: MHNMKVFCLPYAGGSTSMYMKWKPSIHPMIEWVPLELAGRGIRLYEPHCETFDECLEDVYEQIVRHRIDMPYALFGHSMGASIAFEATRKLIEEGHSVPKHLFLSGRRSPQSARPIKQMHLLSEAEFIEELRLLGGTAEEIFADRNLLEMFLPIIRADYRMLSTYSFRLPQQPLDIAFTVLNGKADDLYPQEIIGWQAFTSHKCEYLFFEGGHFFIEQHYKEIGAYVNSVMLPERIVKAT, encoded by the coding sequence ATGCATAATATGAAAGTGTTTTGCCTGCCGTATGCTGGCGGTTCGACCAGCATGTATATGAAGTGGAAACCTTCAATTCATCCGATGATTGAATGGGTACCTCTCGAGCTAGCCGGACGAGGCATCCGCTTATACGAACCTCATTGCGAAACATTCGATGAGTGTCTGGAAGACGTGTATGAACAGATTGTACGCCATAGGATAGACATGCCATATGCGCTCTTTGGGCACAGCATGGGTGCAAGCATTGCTTTTGAGGCGACACGAAAACTGATTGAAGAAGGCCATTCGGTACCAAAGCATCTGTTCCTATCGGGGCGCCGGTCGCCTCAATCCGCTCGTCCAATAAAGCAGATGCATCTGCTTTCTGAAGCTGAATTTATTGAAGAATTACGCCTGCTTGGTGGAACGGCGGAGGAGATTTTTGCTGACCGGAACTTGCTGGAGATGTTTTTGCCGATCATCCGTGCCGATTATCGAATGCTATCGACCTATTCATTCCGGCTGCCACAACAGCCGCTTGACATAGCGTTCACCGTCTTAAACGGCAAAGCTGATGATTTGTATCCTCAAGAAATCATCGGCTGGCAAGCATTTACGTCTCATAAATGTGAGTACCTGTTTTTTGAAGGGGGACACTTTTTCATTGAGCAACACTACAAAGAAATTGGGGCATATGTGAATTCGGTCATGCTCCCTGAGCGGATTGTGAAGGCAACATGA